Part of the Henckelia pumila isolate YLH828 chromosome 2, ASM3356847v2, whole genome shotgun sequence genome is shown below.
TGAACCCAGTTTATATGAAGCTGTTATACACCATATGATACATGGACCGTGTGGTTTAATCAATCCTCATAGTCCATGTATGAAAGATGGTAAGTGCAAAAAGAACTTCCCAAAACCATTTGTCGCATATACTTCTCGAGGTAATGACTCATATCCTTTGTATCAGAGACGTGAAAGTATGCGAGTTGTATCTAACAACAACGATCAAGTCATCATTGATAATGGTTGGGTTGTCCCTTACAATCCATGGCTTCTGTtgaaatatgattgtcatattaatgTTGAAGTATGTGGGGGTATTAAATGTGtcaaatacatatataaatacattCACAAAGGACCTGATCGTGTTGCGTTAGAGTTACGTAATAGACAAAATTGTGATGAAATCCAACAGTATGTGGATGGAAGGTGGATTTGCCCTCCTGAGGCACTCTGGAGAATTTATTCATTTGAATTCAGTAGGATGTATCCTTCAGTTATTCGGTTGCAAATACATTTACCAAATGAGCAGTTAATCTGTTTCAATCCAGAGCAATCATTAGGCAATATACTTGAAAATGACGACAATTCGAAGACTATGCTtactaaatttttcaaaatgaaTTATGATCCTACCATGGTTGAGAAGTACTTATATCGGAAGTTTCCACAACATTATGCGTGGATACAATGTGGAAAAAAAATGGACGCGTCGACGTAGTCAAAATAAAGTTGTTGGAAGTATATATGTTGTTTCACCATCTGAAGGCGACAGGTTTTACCTCCGTATACTTTTGAACCATGTTAAAGGGCCAAGTTCTTTTGAGGAACTTAGAAAAGTAAATGGAATTACATATACAACATTCAAAGAAGCAGCTGAAATGAGGGGTCTTCTCCAACAAGATGATTATATTTGTCAATGCTTGCAGGAAGCATGTTCTTCTAACATGTCATCTTCATTAAGAAGGTTGTTTGTGTCCATATTGGTGTTCTGCCAACCAACAGGAGTTAGAGAACTTTGAGATGAGTTTAACCTATATATGTCTGAAGATTATGGTAGATCTATTTCAGAAAGTAGTTTatttatcacaaataaattgCTTCTTGAGATACGACGATTGCTGcatcaatataaaaaaaaattggatgaCTTTGATTTGCCACCAATAAGTACCGACTTCATAGGAGATTTCCCATTGCCAAGAATAATCAAGGATGAGCTCTCGATTGAAATACCTGAAGAAGATTTGAGATCTATCGAACATTTAAATGCGCATCAAAAGATGGCTTTTGATACTATAATGGAAAGTATTATGCGCAATCACTCAAACATTTTCTTCATTGATGGTCCAGGTGGGACAGGTAAAACTTTTCTTTATCGATCAATTCTGGCACAGTTACGAAAAAATGGTAAAATTGCAATTGCAGTAGCAACTTCTGGAATTGCTGCAACATTGTTACCTGGTGGTAGGACTGCACATTCACGCCTCCAAATACCACTAAGACCGACGACATCAACACTTTGCAAGATTAACAAGCAGTCAGATCTTGCAGAGTTAATAAGACGTGCGACAACTGTGGTATGGGATGAGGCTCCAATGGCAAATCGTTATGCTTTTGAAGCTGTTAGTCAAAATTTCCAAGATATAATGGATAACCAATTGCCATTTGGAGGAAAGACTATTATTTTTTGTGGTAACTTTAGGCAAGTATTACCAGTTGTTAAACGAGGATCAATGAGAGATCAAATTGCTGCCAGCATTTCAAGGTCGTCATTTTGGAATTCAGTGAAGATATTACACTTACAACAAAATATGAGATCTGCCCAAGATATTGAGTTCTCAAAATTTCTTTTACGTGTTGGTGATGGTTTAGAAGAAAATGTAGGtggtaattttataaagtttccAAATTCGATGATCATACCATGGGAAAGTGAAAATTCAATTCAACAATTGATTGATTATGTTTTTCCAAATATGTCAGACCATGTACATGATGCAAATTACATGGTTGACAGAGCTATTATCACTACAAAAAATGTAGATGTTGATGAAATCAATGAAATtctcattttaaaatttcctgGAGAAGAAAAAGTATACACATCTTGGGACTCCGTAGAAGATGATAACCACAATCTTTTCCAATAAGAGTTTTTGAATTCTCTTTGTCCGAGTGGTTTGCCACCTCATCGAATCACATTGAAAGTAGGATGTCCAATTATGCTCTTACGGAATGTTGCATCTGAACTCGGACTCTGCAATGGAACAAGATTAATATGCCGCAATCTTGGGAGGAACTTCATAGATGCAGACATCATAACAGGTCCTCACAAGGGTACACGATATTTTTTTCATCGAATGCCTATGAACAGCGAAGAAAATTCAGGACTGCCATTTGAACTGACACGCAGACAATATCTAATAAGATTAAGTTTTGCTCTTACCATAAACAAGGCACAAGGTCAAACAAAACAAGGCACAAGGTCAAACAATACCAAATGTTGGTATTTTCCTACGTAATCATGTGTTTAGTCATGGTCAACTGTATGTCGCACTTTCTAGAGGAGTTTCTCAAagatcaacaaaaattttagtaaAATATGGGAAGTTACAAAATCGATCAGGGGTGTACACCAAAAACATTGTGTACAGAGACATACTGCTACCAAATTGATGTGAAAAACATGAATGTGAGATATcattatttcttttttatattatcgttaaaaaaatctatttactaatttatacaactcatttttgtttttgaatagCAGGCGACATCATAAAGTTGAAGATGCAGTTCAACACTGACGCGACAAGAAATATTCAGTTCATGCATGTGGATGCTATTACAATATATCAACAAAATGTATTGCGGTTAAATGCTATGTTGCATATGGTatatcttaattaatttttatttta
Proteins encoded:
- the LOC140878438 gene encoding uncharacterized protein, with protein sequence MSEDYGRSISESSLFITNKLLLEIRRLLHQYKKKLDDFDLPPISTDFIGDFPLPRIIKDELSIEIPEEDLRSIEHLNAHQKMAFDTIMESIMRNHSNIFFIDGPGGTGKTFLYRSILAQLRKNGKIAIAVATSGIAATLLPGGRTAHSRLQIPLRPTTSTLCKINKQSDLAELIRRATTVVWDEAPMANRYAFEAVSQNFQDIMDNQLPFGGKTIIFCGNFRQVLPVVKRGSMRDQIAASISRSSFWNSVKILHLQQNMRSAQDIEFSKFLLRVGDGLEENVGGNFIKFPNSMIIPWESENSIQQLIDYVFPNMSDHVHDANYMVDRAIITTKNVDVDEINEILILKFPGEEKVYTSWDSVEDDNHNLFQ